AGGCGGGAGATCCACAATAAAATTGCACCTGCGAAGTCTCTGCGAATCATGGCAACTCAATCGACTCTCCGTTCCCGCGGGATGGAACTGCTGTTAGCCTACTATCAGAATCCTTCCCTATCCCTGCGCAATCAATTAGTTAGTTTGAATGCCGGTTTAGTCCGAAAGGTGGCTTATCGCCTTAGCTACCAATGTACAGAACCCTACGAAGATTTAGAACAGATAGGCTACATCGGTCTTATCCGGGCGATCGAACGCTTCAACCCGAACCAGGGGTGTGCCTTTAGCTCCTTTGCCGTCCCCTACATCCGGGGCGAAATTCTCCATTTTTTGCGCGATCGCGGCAGTACTGTCAAAGTCCCCCGTCGCTGGCAGGAACTTCACAAGGAAGGCCAACGCTTACGGGAAGAACTCCTGAAGCAGTTGGGAACCGTTCCCTCGGATCAACAGATTGCGGATGCCCTTCAGGTTTCCCTGCAAGACTGGCTGGAAGCGAAGCAAGTGAGCCAAAACCGTCTGCCCCTGAGTCTGGATTCGATTTGCCAACAAACTGATTCCTGTACGACCCTGGGGGAGACGCTACCAGACCCCGCCTATCAATCGCTACAACGACTGGAAGAAGAACGCCAGCAAATCCAGGGTGCCCTGAGCCAGTTAGAGGCAAAAACCCGGGCAGCGATTGAATTTGTTTTTATTCAAGGGCTATCCCGTAAGGAAGTGGCCAAGCGGATTGGCGTGAGTCCGATGACCGTGAGTCGGCGCATTCAGCGCGGTCTGCGCCAACTGACCCTCGCACTCCAGGCCAAGGCGTCCCTTTCCGCGTAGTTGCAAGGATACGTTCTCCCTTAAAATTGCAGGGACTCACGAATCGGTTAGGCGAGGGGGAGAACGCTGGGGATGGGAGCTTGATTGATCTCGCTGTTGCCCTATATCCTGGGCAGCGCGATCGTGCCTGTGTAGATCATTGTGGGGTTGTTATTGCTGCAAAGTCCGCAGCAGGGCCTCCTCAAGGCGGAGGCCTATGTGAGCGGTATGACGCTGACCCGTTTGGTGCAGGGGGTGATCTTTGGGGTCGTGTTAGCGGGACCAGCAGTGGCGGCCCAGAAAGGGGGTGGCAAGCATGCGATCGTTTCAACGCTGTTAAGGGTCCTGGGGATTCTGTTATTGATTACGGCCTATAAAAAATGGCGGGGAGCCGATGATCCCGATGTGCCACCGCCCCAGTGGTTAACCCTTATTGAGCAGGCAACCCCGGCCAAGGCATTGGGGATCGGGATTGGCCTCCCCTTGATTGCGGCCAAATTGTGGGTGTTTACCCTGAGTGCGCTGGCAACGATCGCGGCGGCCCAATTGGGACAACCCGCCAGTGCGATCGCCTTTCTCCTGTTCGTGATCCTGGCGAAGGTTTTCCTGTGGTTGCCGATCGGGATGCGGGTATTCCTCCCGAAGCCATCCCAACCCCTGCTCCAGCGTGTGGCCAACTGGTTAACCGATCACAACCGGGAAATCATCGTGGTGATTTCGCTGGTCTTTGGCCGCTGGTTTTTGGCCTCTGGCCTCTCAGGTCTTGTTCCCTAATTGTTAAGATGACTGCATCTAGTCTCCCTGTGGAAAGATAACTGTCGCGTGATTACGAAACCAGAATGGCTGCGGGTGAAGGCCCCACAATGGCAGCGGGTGGGCAGTGTTAAGGACATCCTGCGGGATCTTGCCCTGAATACGGTCTGTGAGGAAGCCTCTTGTCCCAATATTGGCGAATGCTTCCATCACGGAACGGCAACCTTTTTGATCATGGGACCCGCCTGCACCCGTGCCTGTCCCTACTGCGATATTGACTTTGACAAAACCCCCAGGGGGCTTGATCCGACGGAACCCGATCGCCTGGCCGAAGCGGTGTGTCGCCTGCGTCTGAACCATGTGGTCATTACGGCGGTGAATCGAGATGATCTGGCTGATGGGGGAGCCAGCCAATTTGTGCGTTGTATTGAAGCGGTGCGATCGCATTCACCAGGGACGACGATCGAGGTTTTGATTCCCGATCTGTGCGGTAATTGGGCGGCCCTAGATTTGATCCTGGCGGCTTCTCCAGAAGTCCTGAACCACAATACGGAAACGGTACCCCGGCTCTATCGACGGGTGCGGCCCCAGGGGGACTACGATCGCAGCTTAGAACTGTTGCGTCAGTGCAAGGCCAAAGCGCCCTGGCTCTATACCAAATCGGGCCTGATGGTTGGCCTAGGGGAAACCGAAACCGAAGTTCTGGCCGTCATGCAAGATCTGCGGGCCGTGGGTTGCGATATTTTGACGATCGGGCAATACCTCCAGCCCAGTCCTAAGCACCTGGCTGTACAGAACTTCGTACCACCAGACCAATTTAGCCACTGGCAACAACAGGGCGAAGCAATGGGCTTTTTGCAGGTAGTGGCGTCTCCCCTTACCCGCAGTTCTTACCATGCGGAACAGGTGCGTGCTTTGATGGCACGGTATCCTCGTTCCCGGCCTTAGGTTGGGGTCAGTTGGGTTCAGCAACTGGGGCCAGGATTGCCAGAATGCCGGGGGGATCCCCCTAGGCAAAGGGGCCAATCCTGTCCTAAGATGCAGGTTCGCTAATTGATTCGGAGCGCAGGGGGGTACCTTGCGTACAGTCCTGTGGCGCTGATTGCAGGTGTGTGGAGTGGGGGGAACCCCGAACGTGAAGGAGTGGTCAATAACGCTACCGTCAGGAGCAGGTTTACGACGAGGTAATACAACCGTGCGAGCTTACTGGTTGCTACCCACGCTATTGGGTGCGCTCTTATTCTCTACAGTGGCTGAAGCTGCCCAACTCCGAACCTGGCGCTTTGATGCCAATCGGAATCAGTTAGAATTCACCACCAATGGGGGAGTGCAACCCACGGCCCAACTCATCCCTAACCCCACCCGTCTGGTCATTGATCTGCCGGGGGTGATCTTTGGGCAACCAATGGCCAGCCAAGCCGGACCCGGGGCTATTCAAGCGATCCGGGTAGCCCAGTTTAACCCTCAAACGACCCGGATTGTGGTTGAACTCGCCCCTGGTTATACGCTCGATCCCAATGGGGTCCAGTTTCGCGGTATCACGGCGAGTCAATGGCAAGTCCAATTGCCCACCCCCCAGCCGGTGGCAGTGACGGCACCGCCCCCCAGCCCACCCCCCACTCGTCCTGGGACTCTTGCCGTTGGCCCAACAGCGGGTACCGCCAGCACCCAATTGGAGGATGTATTTGTTACGTCGGATGGCTTTTTTGTGCGGACTGCCGGGGCCAATCCCACGATCAATGTCGACCGTAGCCGCGATCGCCGCACCATTACTGTGGAACTGCGGGATACGACTATTGCCCAGACTTTTACCGATCGCACGATCACAGTTAACCGCTATGGCGTCAATCGCCTGCAAGTGGCCCAAGTCTCCTCAAACCCACCTGCTGCCCGCCTGACTCTCGATGTTGATCCCAACAGCCCCGACTGGCAGGCCAGTACTAGTGGCTCTAGGGGGATAGTGCTGATTCCCAATAGCCGCACGGCTGCGGTGGCTGTACAGCAATCGCCGTCGCGAGCCAATACCCGGCAACCCACAGCCACCATTCAGTCAGTCGAACTGAGCAATAATGATTCCCAACTGCTGGTAAAGGCCGATCGCCCCCTATTTTATCAAAGCAATTGGGATCGCCAGACGGGACTGTTCCGAATCGAAGTGGCCCCAGCTCGGTTGCATCGGCGGGCACGCAATGCCCCCCGCCTCGCCCGCAATAGCCCTCTACAAAAGTTAGAGGTACGCCAAGAGGGGGACAAGGTGGTCATTTTGGTCCAGCCAGCCCCTGGTTCACAGGTGGGGGAAGTTAACCAGCCTACCTCGCAAACCCTGGCACTACAAGTCAGCCGAGTTGTGGTCAGCACTGCCCCACCGCCACCGCCGCCGAATCCTCCCTCAACAGTCCAGATTCCAGTTCCTCCCACGACGAATCCCCCACCTCCTCCCCCCACGCCCCTGCCCCCGACGGGACCCCTCCCCCGCGTGCCCAATGGGCAGGTGATTGTGGTGATTGATCCAGGACATGGGGGACCTGATCCGGGTGCAGTGGGAATCGGCAATATCTATGAGAAAAACATCGTGCTGGATATTTCCCGCCAAGTTGCAGCTATCTTGCAACAGCAGGGGGTACAGGTGGTGATGACGCGATCGGACGATCGGGATTTAGATCTCGAACCCCGCGTCCAGATTGCTGAACAAGCCAATGCCAACGCATTTGTCAGCATCCACGCCAATGCGATTAGCATGAGCCGTCCAGAGGTGAATGGGCTGGAGACCTATTACTACGTGTCGGGTTTGGGGTTGGCCCAAGCGATTCATAGCAGTATTTTGCAAAGTGGATTGGGGATGCGCGATCGCGGGGTGCGGCAGGCACGATTCTATGTCCTCCGGCGCACCTCGATGCCTGCCGTGTTGGTGGAAACCGGGTTTGTGACGGGGGCTGAGGATGCCCCCCGCTTGGCTGACCCCAATTTCCGCGCTCGGATGGCCGCGGCGATCGCCCGTGGGATTCTCAACTATTTTCAGGGACGTTAGAGGGA
This DNA window, taken from Trichothermofontia sichuanensis B231, encodes the following:
- the lipA gene encoding lipoyl synthase; translation: MITKPEWLRVKAPQWQRVGSVKDILRDLALNTVCEEASCPNIGECFHHGTATFLIMGPACTRACPYCDIDFDKTPRGLDPTEPDRLAEAVCRLRLNHVVITAVNRDDLADGGASQFVRCIEAVRSHSPGTTIEVLIPDLCGNWAALDLILAASPEVLNHNTETVPRLYRRVRPQGDYDRSLELLRQCKAKAPWLYTKSGLMVGLGETETEVLAVMQDLRAVGCDILTIGQYLQPSPKHLAVQNFVPPDQFSHWQQQGEAMGFLQVVASPLTRSSYHAEQVRALMARYPRSRP
- a CDS encoding RNA polymerase sigma factor SigF; amino-acid sequence: MATQSTLRSRGMELLLAYYQNPSLSLRNQLVSLNAGLVRKVAYRLSYQCTEPYEDLEQIGYIGLIRAIERFNPNQGCAFSSFAVPYIRGEILHFLRDRGSTVKVPRRWQELHKEGQRLREELLKQLGTVPSDQQIADALQVSLQDWLEAKQVSQNRLPLSLDSICQQTDSCTTLGETLPDPAYQSLQRLEEERQQIQGALSQLEAKTRAAIEFVFIQGLSRKEVAKRIGVSPMTVSRRIQRGLRQLTLALQAKASLSA
- a CDS encoding GAP family protein: MGLLLLQSPQQGLLKAEAYVSGMTLTRLVQGVIFGVVLAGPAVAAQKGGGKHAIVSTLLRVLGILLLITAYKKWRGADDPDVPPPQWLTLIEQATPAKALGIGIGLPLIAAKLWVFTLSALATIAAAQLGQPASAIAFLLFVILAKVFLWLPIGMRVFLPKPSQPLLQRVANWLTDHNREIIVVISLVFGRWFLASGLSGLVP
- a CDS encoding N-acetylmuramoyl-L-alanine amidase is translated as MRAYWLLPTLLGALLFSTVAEAAQLRTWRFDANRNQLEFTTNGGVQPTAQLIPNPTRLVIDLPGVIFGQPMASQAGPGAIQAIRVAQFNPQTTRIVVELAPGYTLDPNGVQFRGITASQWQVQLPTPQPVAVTAPPPSPPPTRPGTLAVGPTAGTASTQLEDVFVTSDGFFVRTAGANPTINVDRSRDRRTITVELRDTTIAQTFTDRTITVNRYGVNRLQVAQVSSNPPAARLTLDVDPNSPDWQASTSGSRGIVLIPNSRTAAVAVQQSPSRANTRQPTATIQSVELSNNDSQLLVKADRPLFYQSNWDRQTGLFRIEVAPARLHRRARNAPRLARNSPLQKLEVRQEGDKVVILVQPAPGSQVGEVNQPTSQTLALQVSRVVVSTAPPPPPPNPPSTVQIPVPPTTNPPPPPPTPLPPTGPLPRVPNGQVIVVIDPGHGGPDPGAVGIGNIYEKNIVLDISRQVAAILQQQGVQVVMTRSDDRDLDLEPRVQIAEQANANAFVSIHANAISMSRPEVNGLETYYYVSGLGLAQAIHSSILQSGLGMRDRGVRQARFYVLRRTSMPAVLVETGFVTGAEDAPRLADPNFRARMAAAIARGILNYFQGR